The genomic DNA GCATTCTATGACAAATTCAAACCAAAAGAACTCGACGAAGTAAAGGTCCTCTTCCTCCATGCGCATGGTCCGGGGATCCTGCATACCAAGAAACCGGTATACAAACTTGAAGACGTAAAAGGTATGAAGATCAGGGCAACCGGTCTTGCCGCAAAAATCGTGCAGGCCTTAGGTGGAGCACCTGTCGGCACCACCATGCCGGAGACCTATGACGCGCTCCGTACCGGTGTTGCAGAGGGCGCAATGGCCCCTATGGAAGCCCTTCAGGGCTGGAAATGGGGTGAGGTTGTCTCCTCTACGACCCAGGACTTCGGTGCTGCCTACACAGCAAGCATGTTTGTCGTCATGAACAAGGCAAAATGGAAT from Syntrophorhabdaceae bacterium includes the following:
- the dctP gene encoding TRAP transporter substrate-binding protein DctP; this translates as AFYDKFKPKELDEVKVLFLHAHGPGILHTKKPVYKLEDVKGMKIRATGLAAKIVQALGGAPVGTTMPETYDALRTGVAEGAMAPMEALQGWKWGEVVSSTTQDFGAAYTASMFVVMNKAKWNALPADVQKVMEDVSKEWIAKQGQTWDAIDKEGYEFTKKRGNKIIALSKKEDARWVAAVKPILDDYVKNMKAKGLPGDEALKFCIDYLKAH